A single region of the Sandaracinaceae bacterium genome encodes:
- a CDS encoding carboxymuconolactone decarboxylase family protein — MKALEELRAEIPEYAKDLKLNLQSVLTQSSLDETQRWGVAAATAIATRNAKLREATLADAANHVSAEVIDDARAVASMMGMNNVYYRFRHFMGESDYKTMRANLRMHRVGKPAADKLGFELMSLAVSAIGGCEMCVNSHEKVVIEGGLTKEQVHDAVRIAAVMHGVAVALDQ; from the coding sequence ATGAAGGCGCTCGAAGAGCTGAGGGCTGAGATCCCCGAGTACGCCAAGGATCTCAAGCTGAACCTGCAGTCGGTGTTGACCCAGTCCTCGCTCGACGAGACCCAGCGCTGGGGGGTCGCGGCCGCTACGGCCATCGCCACGCGCAACGCCAAGCTGCGCGAGGCGACGCTTGCGGATGCGGCCAACCACGTCAGCGCGGAGGTCATCGACGACGCGCGCGCGGTGGCGTCGATGATGGGCATGAACAACGTCTACTACCGCTTCCGCCACTTCATGGGCGAGAGCGACTACAAGACGATGCGCGCCAACCTGCGCATGCACCGGGTGGGCAAGCCCGCGGCCGACAAGCTCGGCTTCGAGCTGATGAGCCTCGCGGTGAGCGCCATCGGCGGCTGCGAGATGTGCGTCAACAGCCACGAGAAGGTGGTCATCGAGGGCGGGCTCACCAAGGAGCAGGTCCACGACGCCGTGCGCATCGCCGCGGTGATGCACGGCGTGGCCGTCGCGCTGGATCAGTGA
- a CDS encoding peroxiredoxin yields the protein MLTIGDKFPAFNLQACVSREKGKEFQEINNASYKDKWLVVFFWPMDFTFICPTEIAEFGRKNGDFADRDAQVLGASTDTHFVHLAWRNDHADLKDLPFPMLADTKRELSESLGILHKDAGVCLRATYIVDPEGIIRWVSVNDLSVGRSVPEVLRVLDGLQTDELCPCNWEKGQPTLG from the coding sequence ATGCTGACGATCGGCGATAAGTTCCCTGCGTTCAACCTCCAGGCGTGTGTGTCCCGCGAGAAGGGCAAGGAGTTCCAGGAGATCAACAACGCCTCGTACAAGGACAAGTGGCTGGTGGTCTTCTTCTGGCCGATGGACTTCACGTTCATCTGCCCGACCGAGATCGCCGAGTTCGGCCGCAAGAACGGCGACTTCGCGGACCGCGACGCGCAGGTCCTCGGCGCCAGCACCGACACGCACTTCGTGCACCTCGCGTGGCGCAACGACCACGCGGACCTGAAGGACCTCCCCTTCCCGATGCTGGCCGACACCAAGCGCGAGCTGAGCGAGTCGCTCGGCATCCTGCACAAGGACGCCGGCGTGTGCCTGCGCGCCACGTACATCGTGGACCCCGAGGGCATCATCCGCTGGGTCAGCGTCAACGACCTGTCGGTCGGTCGCTCGGTGCCCGAGGTGCTGCGCGTCCTCGACGGTCTGCAGACCGACGAGCTGTGCCCCTGCAACTGGGAAAAGGGTCAGCCGACCCTCGGCTGA
- a CDS encoding PQQ-binding-like beta-propeller repeat protein: MPQAIPGKKLAVGLVVILLGTIGALLWGYVEGRTLRGDILVELPIPPSESTVEERLLIRRGFDQRRHLFMLRERGGEEVWPERRVLYALQEGTTPVIAGGLVLVRTRRSSGLHETHAFDVATGEFKWASATPLPPFDATGGPGPTFVRDGVVTEVYQGDPGEIIGVDLATGEERYRQTVSVPRDAAVTLEGQRLRVLSDPPLCFSQRSGAPTDCAP; this comes from the coding sequence GTGCCTCAGGCCATCCCCGGAAAGAAGCTCGCCGTCGGTCTCGTCGTGATCCTGCTCGGCACCATCGGGGCGCTGCTGTGGGGGTACGTCGAGGGGCGCACCTTGCGCGGCGACATCCTGGTCGAGCTGCCCATCCCGCCGTCCGAGTCCACGGTCGAGGAGCGCCTGCTCATCCGTCGGGGGTTCGACCAGCGGCGGCACCTGTTCATGCTGCGTGAGCGAGGTGGCGAGGAGGTCTGGCCCGAGCGCCGCGTGCTCTACGCCCTGCAGGAGGGCACCACGCCCGTCATCGCAGGGGGGCTGGTGCTAGTGCGCACGCGCCGCTCGAGCGGCCTGCACGAGACGCACGCGTTCGACGTGGCCACGGGCGAGTTCAAGTGGGCCTCCGCGACGCCCCTGCCCCCTTTCGACGCCACGGGCGGTCCGGGCCCCACGTTCGTACGGGATGGGGTCGTGACCGAGGTGTACCAGGGAGACCCAGGCGAGATCATCGGCGTGGACCTGGCCACGGGCGAAGAGCGCTACAGGCAGACCGTGTCCGTCCCGCGCGATGCTGCGGTCACGCTCGAAGGGCAGCGCCTGCGGGTCCTGAGCGACCCACCCCTCTGTTTCTCGCAACGGTCCGGCGCGCCCACCGACTGTGCTCCCTGA
- a CDS encoding MATE family efflux transporter produces MSGSSPISVVAAPSRRRRILTLGLPIIGGMVSQNVLNLVDAYMVGHLGDAALAAVGAGGFLNFVTTAFILGLSAGVQAMSARRVGEGRVSETAVPLNGGLLLALGLAVPWSILLSSHASALYAVVTEDPEVVAVGVPYLRWRLVAMAPMAMNFAFRGFWNATDRSTYYMGTLVVMHTSNIVLNAVFIFGLLGAPALGAEGAGLSSAISTFIGLGTYVALALRHTRPEGFLRGLPDRDTMRTMVRVSVPAGTQQFFFAAGLTAFVAIVGRMGTREQAATHILTQLLLVGVLPGLGFGMAAASLVGQALGRRDPEDARRWGWEVTRLAMVAVLLVSTPAIFFPGAVAGAFLQEPQTLALAAAPLRLIGCSLFLDTIGSVLMNSLVGAGDTRRVMLVSIAFQWGLFLPAAYLIGPVLGYGLLAVFAAQVGYRLLQSAAFATLWQRGAWQHIKL; encoded by the coding sequence ATGAGCGGGTCGAGCCCCATCTCCGTCGTGGCAGCGCCTTCCCGCCGGCGCCGCATCCTGACGCTGGGTCTGCCCATCATCGGCGGGATGGTGTCGCAGAACGTGCTCAACTTGGTGGACGCCTACATGGTGGGTCATCTGGGCGATGCCGCGCTCGCCGCCGTGGGCGCGGGAGGGTTCCTCAACTTCGTCACCACCGCGTTCATCCTCGGGCTCTCTGCGGGCGTGCAGGCCATGTCTGCGCGTCGCGTAGGGGAGGGCAGGGTGAGCGAGACGGCCGTGCCGCTCAACGGCGGGTTGCTGCTGGCGCTGGGGTTGGCCGTGCCCTGGTCCATCCTGCTCTCGTCGCACGCCAGCGCGCTCTACGCGGTGGTCACGGAGGACCCCGAGGTGGTGGCGGTGGGCGTGCCCTACCTGCGCTGGCGCCTGGTGGCGATGGCGCCGATGGCCATGAACTTCGCTTTTCGGGGCTTCTGGAACGCGACGGACCGCAGCACCTACTACATGGGCACGCTGGTGGTCATGCACACCAGCAACATCGTGCTCAACGCGGTGTTCATCTTCGGGCTGCTGGGCGCCCCCGCGCTCGGCGCCGAGGGGGCCGGGCTGTCGTCGGCCATCTCGACCTTCATCGGGCTCGGCACGTACGTCGCGCTGGCCCTGCGCCACACGCGCCCCGAGGGCTTCCTGCGCGGCCTCCCCGACCGCGACACGATGCGGACCATGGTGCGTGTCTCCGTGCCGGCTGGCACCCAGCAGTTCTTCTTTGCGGCCGGGCTCACCGCGTTCGTCGCCATCGTCGGGCGCATGGGAACGCGCGAGCAAGCCGCCACGCACATCCTGACGCAGCTCTTGCTCGTGGGTGTCCTCCCGGGGCTCGGCTTCGGCATGGCTGCCGCGTCGCTGGTGGGTCAGGCCCTGGGCCGCCGCGACCCCGAAGACGCGCGCCGTTGGGGCTGGGAGGTCACGCGCCTCGCGATGGTCGCCGTGTTGCTCGTCTCCACGCCCGCCATCTTCTTCCCCGGGGCGGTCGCGGGGGCCTTCCTGCAAGAGCCCCAGACCCTCGCGCTGGCCGCCGCCCCGCTGCGCCTGATCGGCTGCTCCCTGTTCCTCGACACCATCGGGTCCGTGCTCATGAACTCGCTGGTCGGCGCGGGCGACACGCGCCGCGTGATGCTGGTGTCCATCGCGTTCCAGTGGGGTCTGTTCCTGCCCGCCGCGTACCTCATCGGGCCCGTGCTCGGCTATGGGCTCTTGGCCGTGTTCGCCGCGCAGGTGGGCTACCGCCTGCTCCAGAGCGCCGCCTTCGCCACGCTCTGGCAGCGTGGCGCGTGGCAGCACATCAAGCTCTGA
- a CDS encoding SDR family NAD(P)-dependent oxidoreductase has protein sequence MNLNDTVALVTGGASGLGEATARRFVAAGAKVVVVDLDADRGEALSKELAGQVTYVKGNVADPDDVARAVAAAESVGPLRVAVSCAGIGVPQKTVGRDGEPHDLAAFQKVITVNLVGTFNVLRLAAASMSKNEPLGEERGVVINTASIAAFDGQIGQVAYAASKGGVVALTLPAARDLMKNGVRVMTIAPGLFKTPLLLGLPEPALASLGASVPNPSRLGDPSEYARLAQHIVENAYLNGEVIRIDAALRMAPR, from the coding sequence ATGAACTTGAACGATACAGTCGCGCTGGTCACCGGTGGCGCGTCCGGGCTGGGCGAGGCCACCGCGCGGCGCTTCGTGGCCGCGGGCGCCAAGGTGGTCGTCGTGGACCTCGACGCGGACCGCGGAGAAGCGCTCTCCAAGGAGCTCGCCGGGCAGGTCACGTACGTGAAGGGCAACGTGGCGGACCCAGACGACGTCGCGCGCGCCGTCGCTGCAGCCGAGAGCGTCGGACCCCTGCGCGTGGCCGTCAGCTGCGCGGGCATCGGCGTGCCCCAGAAGACCGTCGGGCGCGACGGCGAGCCGCACGACCTGGCCGCGTTCCAGAAGGTCATCACCGTCAACTTGGTGGGCACCTTCAACGTGCTGCGCCTGGCCGCGGCCTCCATGAGCAAGAACGAGCCGCTCGGCGAGGAGCGCGGCGTGGTCATCAACACCGCGTCCATCGCCGCCTTCGACGGGCAGATCGGTCAGGTGGCCTACGCCGCGTCCAAGGGCGGCGTGGTCGCGCTCACGTTGCCCGCGGCGCGCGACCTCATGAAGAACGGCGTGCGCGTCATGACCATCGCGCCCGGGTTGTTCAAGACGCCGCTGCTGCTCGGACTGCCCGAGCCCGCGCTCGCGTCGCTCGGGGCCAGCGTGCCGAACCCGAGCCGCCTTGGCGACCCGTCCGAGTATGCGCGGCTCGCGCAGCACATCGTCGAGAACGCTTACCTCAACGGCGAGGTGATCCGCATCGACGCGGCCCTCCGGATGGCGCCTCGATGA
- a CDS encoding amidohydrolase family protein: MALPPRAPVIDLMLGIPSLHQKESYDFMRPLFRDAESLRSFDFPAEYMFKDFPRIGPQDDYAAYTVSLMDAVGIRAALLGVSAKNEVALRALRDYPTRFVPEMMVSANGGMEAVRELERMDAQVDLAAVSAFPSGYFPQVPLADKAFYPLYACMVERGLPFFVCVGVPGPRIPMAPQLVEQLDELCWAFPELKVVMRHGAEPWTDLAVKLMLKYPNLYYSTSAFAPRHYPRAIIDYANTRGADKVMYAGYFPAGLTLARIFDELPSVPFADHVWPKFLYQNATRVLRRLPTDFPVGDQLG; this comes from the coding sequence ATGGCGCTGCCCCCCCGAGCCCCGGTGATCGACCTCATGCTGGGCATCCCCAGCCTGCATCAGAAGGAGTCCTACGACTTCATGCGGCCGCTCTTCCGTGACGCGGAGAGCCTGCGGTCGTTCGACTTCCCGGCCGAGTACATGTTCAAGGACTTCCCGCGCATCGGCCCGCAGGACGACTACGCCGCCTACACGGTGTCGCTGATGGACGCGGTGGGCATCCGGGCGGCCCTGCTCGGGGTGAGCGCGAAGAACGAGGTCGCCCTGCGCGCGCTGCGCGACTACCCGACGCGCTTCGTGCCCGAGATGATGGTCTCGGCCAACGGCGGGATGGAGGCCGTGCGCGAGCTCGAGCGGATGGACGCGCAGGTGGACCTCGCCGCCGTCAGTGCGTTCCCGAGCGGCTACTTCCCGCAGGTGCCCCTCGCGGACAAGGCGTTCTATCCGCTGTATGCGTGCATGGTGGAGCGGGGGCTCCCGTTCTTCGTGTGCGTGGGTGTGCCCGGGCCGCGCATCCCGATGGCGCCCCAGCTGGTGGAGCAGCTGGACGAGCTGTGCTGGGCCTTCCCGGAGCTGAAGGTCGTCATGCGCCACGGGGCCGAGCCCTGGACCGACCTGGCCGTGAAGCTGATGCTCAAGTACCCGAACCTGTACTACTCCACCAGCGCCTTCGCGCCGCGCCACTACCCGCGCGCCATCATCGACTACGCCAACACGCGCGGGGCCGACAAGGTGATGTACGCGGGGTATTTTCCCGCCGGGCTGACGCTCGCGCGCATCTTCGACGAGCTGCCCTCCGTGCCCTTCGCGGACCACGTCTGGCCCAAGTTCCTGTACCAGAACGCGACCCGCGTCCTGCGCCGCTTGCCCACAGATTTTCCCGTCGGCGACCAGTTGGGGTAA
- a CDS encoding serine/threonine protein kinase — protein MADLDRTQDGPEPPAERRVDAFLHTLEMTEDATLVRAPLSTIEPKRADTDAARKAGALLAVPRSNGVRLEEVLGEGGMGVVYLAEQESLGRKVAVKQVRAESRSATTTTRLLQEAWVIGQLEHPNILPVYDIATSDEGDPLIVLKRIEGVEWGQLMHDAATVKRRFRAPDLLEWNLDVMTRVCDAVHFAHSRGFIHRDLKPENVLIGELGEVYVADWGIAVSTREDQRVVPLARDAKEIAGTPAYMAPEMLGGEVSRISEKTDVYLLGAVLYEVLGGEPPHQGKDLRAMITSILMDVAELPDNVPAALRAITLRALEVDPDARFESPLQLRLALEGYLRHRGSEQLGARALERLAQLEASLARAAAGDPEHDAQALHGLVSECRFGFREALSQWPENASARRGLERTLTLVVEHSAREGDPKAARAYLSELDSPSAELTALVVAAEKEHAAREGRLAQLEKHHDQRTGMRTRTLFAVVLGTLWTLTPVVGGEWLAPALGYDMESFAPLYIVPTFCLFLVLGLGYWARESMMATPLNRRFFASIVALLAMQPWLLHLAQVQQLSLSATFSFLFAYWAALACMASISLDVQLFPMVVGYGVASGLSLHYPHANLRIMAVANFVFMLTLLRMGLPVLREDHERRLAERRSRVPPP, from the coding sequence ATGGCCGATCTCGACAGGACCCAGGACGGACCAGAGCCGCCCGCCGAGCGCCGCGTGGACGCCTTCCTCCACACCCTCGAGATGACGGAGGACGCGACGTTGGTCCGCGCCCCCCTCTCCACCATCGAGCCGAAACGCGCCGACACCGACGCGGCGCGCAAGGCCGGGGCCCTGCTGGCGGTCCCGCGCTCGAACGGGGTGCGGCTCGAGGAGGTCCTCGGCGAGGGCGGCATGGGCGTCGTCTATCTCGCCGAGCAGGAGTCGCTCGGTCGCAAGGTCGCCGTGAAGCAGGTGCGCGCCGAGTCGCGCTCGGCGACGACCACGACGCGCTTGCTCCAGGAAGCGTGGGTCATCGGCCAGCTGGAGCACCCCAACATCCTGCCGGTGTACGACATCGCCACCTCCGACGAGGGCGACCCGCTGATCGTGCTGAAGCGCATCGAGGGGGTGGAGTGGGGGCAGCTCATGCACGACGCGGCCACGGTGAAGCGTCGCTTCCGCGCCCCGGACCTGCTGGAGTGGAACCTCGACGTGATGACGCGCGTCTGCGACGCCGTGCACTTCGCGCACTCCCGTGGGTTCATCCACCGCGACCTGAAGCCCGAGAACGTGCTCATCGGCGAGCTGGGCGAGGTCTACGTGGCGGACTGGGGGATCGCCGTGTCCACCCGCGAGGACCAGCGCGTGGTGCCCCTGGCGCGTGACGCCAAGGAGATCGCTGGCACGCCCGCCTACATGGCCCCCGAGATGCTGGGCGGGGAGGTCTCGCGCATCAGCGAGAAGACGGACGTGTACCTGCTCGGCGCGGTGCTCTACGAGGTGCTCGGAGGCGAGCCGCCGCACCAGGGCAAGGACCTGCGGGCGATGATCACCAGCATCCTGATGGACGTGGCGGAGCTGCCCGACAACGTGCCTGCGGCGCTGCGCGCCATCACGCTACGCGCGCTCGAAGTGGACCCCGACGCGCGCTTCGAGAGCCCGCTGCAGCTGCGCCTCGCGCTCGAGGGCTACCTGCGGCACCGCGGGTCGGAGCAGCTCGGCGCGCGCGCGCTGGAGCGCCTGGCGCAGCTGGAGGCGAGCCTGGCACGTGCGGCCGCCGGCGACCCCGAGCACGACGCGCAGGCGCTGCACGGTCTGGTGTCGGAGTGCCGCTTCGGCTTCCGTGAGGCCCTGTCTCAGTGGCCCGAGAACGCCTCGGCGCGGCGCGGGCTCGAGCGCACGCTCACACTGGTGGTGGAGCACTCGGCGCGCGAGGGCGACCCCAAGGCTGCCCGGGCCTATCTGTCCGAGCTGGACTCGCCGAGCGCGGAGCTGACGGCGCTGGTGGTAGCCGCGGAGAAAGAGCACGCGGCGCGCGAAGGGCGCCTGGCGCAGCTGGAGAAGCACCACGACCAACGCACGGGGATGCGTACGCGCACCCTGTTCGCGGTGGTCCTCGGCACCCTGTGGACGCTCACCCCGGTGGTGGGCGGCGAGTGGCTCGCGCCCGCCCTCGGCTACGACATGGAGTCGTTCGCGCCGCTCTACATCGTGCCGACCTTCTGCCTGTTCTTGGTGCTCGGGCTCGGCTACTGGGCGCGCGAGTCGATGATGGCCACGCCGCTCAACCGCCGCTTCTTCGCGTCCATCGTGGCGCTGCTGGCGATGCAGCCGTGGCTGCTGCACCTGGCGCAGGTCCAGCAGCTATCGCTGAGCGCGACGTTCTCGTTTCTGTTCGCGTACTGGGCTGCGCTGGCGTGCATGGCGTCCATCTCGCTCGACGTGCAGCTGTTCCCCATGGTGGTGGGCTACGGCGTCGCCTCGGGGCTCTCGTTGCACTACCCGCACGCCAACCTGCGCATCATGGCGGTGGCCAACTTCGTCTTCATGCTGACGCTCCTGCGCATGGGGCTGCCCGTGCTGCGCGAGGACCACGAGCGGCGCTTGGCCGAACGCCGGTCGCGCGTCCCTCCCCCCTGA